In the genome of Rhodoplanes sp. Z2-YC6860, one region contains:
- a CDS encoding TetR/AcrR family transcriptional regulator, whose amino-acid sequence MDRARSALRNRRASSPLHRPGMPAPAASPRPQRRSNERRTQESRSRAARERLLAATIEVLIDRGYNGLTTKEVATRAGFSNGALVHHYRTKADLVIAATAHVYERCIENGKRIAASDKARRHPVRAYIDDCLDVYLGWPFIAASEVLVPARTDQTLMVQVDEFMQHYRRTMNDVWIEAFMRAGIERGAAAYMIMMTLNVIRGMGINSMWQKNMPYYRKLLRQWADAIEAGALKGQRCELR is encoded by the coding sequence ATGGACCGAGCGCGCAGCGCCTTGCGCAACCGCAGAGCGTCATCGCCGTTGCACCGGCCGGGCATGCCTGCGCCCGCCGCCTCCCCTCGCCCGCAGCGCCGCTCCAACGAGCGCCGCACTCAGGAGTCACGAAGCCGCGCCGCACGCGAACGGCTGCTTGCCGCCACCATCGAGGTGCTGATCGACCGCGGTTATAACGGCCTCACCACCAAAGAAGTCGCGACCCGCGCAGGTTTCTCCAATGGCGCGCTGGTGCATCATTACCGCACCAAGGCCGATCTCGTGATCGCGGCGACCGCGCACGTTTATGAGCGCTGCATCGAGAACGGCAAGAGGATCGCGGCGAGCGACAAGGCCAGGCGCCATCCGGTGCGCGCCTATATCGACGATTGTCTGGACGTCTATCTCGGCTGGCCGTTCATCGCCGCGAGCGAGGTGCTGGTGCCAGCGCGGACCGACCAGACGCTGATGGTCCAGGTCGACGAATTCATGCAGCACTACCGCCGCACCATGAACGACGTCTGGATCGAGGCCTTCATGCGCGCGGGCATCGAGCGCGGCGCGGCCGCGTACATGATCATGATGACACTCAACGTCATCCGCGGCATGGGCATCAACAGCATGTGGCAGAAGAACATGCCCTACTACCGCAAGCTTCTGCGGCAGTGGGCGGACGCGATCGAGGCCGGCGCGCTCAAGGGCCAACGCTGCGAGCTTCGCTGA
- a CDS encoding cobalamin-independent methionine synthase II family protein, producing MALQQNTGRIQTTHIGSLPRPHALLDIMKAKLTHQPYDQQDYQKKLTKAVADCVKKQVDCGIDIVTDGEFSKPGFFTYIQERLEGYEARPNQKLILFQQEVQAFPEYYAEYFKQAMLGGALIPITPVVCVGPVKYRGEKLLQIDIDNVKAAAAAAGVKPEHVFLPATAPSGVGINEYYKSNEEYFHALAAELNKEYRAIVAAGLLVQVDDPFLPDIFFEPGLDDAQKKRRAEIYVEATNRALQGIPPERVRFHTCYGINEGPRLYEASLAQIIDYVLKINAGSYSFECANPRHEHEYHLFEKVKVPDGKVLCPGVITHASNIVEHPELIAERIVRFAKLVGRENVIAGADCGFSSQALYRTEVHDSVVWEKFKAMRQGADIASKMLWK from the coding sequence GTGGCGCTACAGCAGAACACAGGACGCATCCAGACCACGCACATCGGCAGCCTGCCGCGACCGCATGCGCTGCTCGATATCATGAAAGCCAAGCTCACCCACCAGCCTTACGATCAGCAGGACTACCAGAAGAAGCTCACCAAGGCGGTGGCCGACTGCGTGAAAAAGCAGGTCGACTGCGGCATCGACATCGTCACCGACGGCGAGTTCTCCAAGCCGGGCTTCTTCACCTACATCCAGGAACGGCTCGAAGGCTACGAGGCACGGCCGAACCAGAAGCTGATCCTGTTCCAGCAGGAGGTCCAGGCCTTCCCCGAGTACTATGCCGAGTATTTCAAGCAGGCCATGCTGGGCGGCGCGCTGATCCCGATCACGCCGGTGGTCTGTGTCGGCCCGGTGAAGTATCGCGGCGAGAAGCTGCTGCAGATCGACATCGACAACGTGAAGGCCGCCGCCGCAGCAGCAGGCGTCAAGCCCGAACACGTATTCCTGCCGGCCACCGCGCCGTCCGGCGTCGGCATCAACGAGTACTACAAGAGCAACGAGGAGTACTTCCACGCCCTCGCCGCCGAGTTGAATAAGGAATACCGCGCGATCGTCGCGGCAGGTCTGCTGGTACAAGTCGACGATCCGTTCCTGCCCGACATCTTCTTCGAGCCGGGCCTCGACGACGCCCAGAAGAAGCGCCGCGCCGAGATTTACGTGGAAGCCACCAACCGGGCGCTGCAAGGCATTCCGCCCGAGCGGGTGCGCTTCCACACCTGCTACGGCATCAACGAGGGCCCGCGGCTCTACGAGGCTTCGCTCGCCCAGATCATCGACTACGTGCTCAAGATCAACGCCGGCTCCTACAGCTTCGAATGCGCCAACCCGCGCCACGAGCACGAGTATCACCTGTTCGAGAAGGTGAAGGTGCCGGACGGCAAGGTGCTCTGCCCGGGCGTGATCACGCACGCCAGCAACATCGTGGAGCATCCGGAGTTGATCGCCGAGCGCATCGTGCGCTTCGCCAAGCTCGTCGGCCGCGAGAACGTCATTGCCGGCGCCGATTGCGGCTTCTCGTCCCAGGCGCTGTACCGCACCGAGGTCCACGACAGCGTCGTGTGGGAGAAGTTCAAGGCGATGCGGCAAGGCGCCGACATCGCCAGCAAGATGCTCTGGAAGTAA
- a CDS encoding ABC transporter substrate-binding protein, whose protein sequence is MRKTLAGLTVLVTTFCAPALAQDVKIGFVSTLSGPVAVVGNDMRDAFELALDHMDRKMAGRSVTMIYEDDALKPEQGKQKTDKLIQSDRVNFLTGYMMSHILLASLKSAVDSETFLISANAGPSQIAGELCSPWFFSASWQGDQVPQAVGEYMNQKGVKSAFLIAPNYAAGKDVIAGLKANYKGAIVGEEYTRWPDQLDFSAELSKARAAKPDAIFAFYPGGAGVQFMNQYVQAGLKQQIPLYTAFIVDSLSLPQLKDLAVGVPGAQHWVSDLPNAANKKFVADFKAKYKRLPSFYAAQAYDAANLIASAVDAVKGDTSKKDEMRAAMQKANFASVRGPFKYGNNHFPIQNFYLQEAVATGDGGYALKTIATALTAHQDRYHDKCPMK, encoded by the coding sequence ATGCGGAAGACTCTTGCGGGCCTTACGGTCCTGGTCACGACATTCTGTGCGCCGGCGCTCGCACAGGACGTCAAAATCGGCTTCGTCAGCACTCTCAGTGGTCCCGTCGCCGTGGTTGGGAACGATATGCGCGACGCCTTCGAGCTTGCGCTCGATCACATGGACCGCAAGATGGCGGGCCGATCCGTGACGATGATCTATGAAGACGACGCGCTGAAGCCCGAGCAAGGAAAGCAGAAAACCGACAAACTGATCCAATCGGATCGCGTCAACTTCCTCACCGGCTACATGATGTCCCACATCCTGCTGGCCTCGCTCAAGTCCGCCGTGGATTCGGAAACATTCCTGATCAGCGCCAACGCTGGTCCGTCGCAGATCGCCGGTGAGCTCTGCTCGCCGTGGTTCTTCAGCGCGTCCTGGCAAGGCGACCAGGTTCCACAGGCGGTTGGCGAATACATGAACCAGAAAGGCGTGAAGTCGGCCTTCCTGATCGCGCCGAACTATGCGGCCGGCAAGGACGTGATTGCGGGACTCAAGGCGAACTACAAGGGCGCCATCGTCGGCGAAGAATACACCCGCTGGCCCGACCAGCTGGATTTTTCCGCGGAGCTCAGCAAAGCGCGCGCTGCCAAGCCCGATGCGATCTTTGCCTTCTATCCTGGCGGCGCCGGCGTGCAGTTCATGAACCAATACGTCCAGGCGGGGCTCAAGCAACAGATCCCGCTCTACACGGCCTTCATCGTCGACTCCTTGTCACTGCCTCAACTCAAGGACCTGGCCGTGGGCGTGCCCGGTGCCCAGCATTGGGTGAGCGATCTGCCCAACGCGGCCAACAAGAAATTCGTCGCCGACTTCAAGGCCAAATACAAACGCCTGCCCTCATTCTATGCGGCGCAGGCCTATGACGCCGCGAACCTGATCGCGAGCGCAGTCGATGCGGTGAAAGGCGACACCAGCAAAAAGGACGAGATGCGCGCAGCGATGCAGAAGGCGAACTTCGCCTCGGTCCGCGGGCCGTTTAAATACGGCAACAACCACTTTCCGATCCAGAATTTCTATCTGCAGGAGGCGGTGGCGACGGGCGACGGCGGCTATGCGCTCAAAACCATCGCGACCGCACTGACTGCGCATCAGGACCGCTACCACGACAAGTGCCCGATGAAATAA
- a CDS encoding FAD-dependent oxidoreductase, with protein MKPGHAEIVGAGFGGLVAAIALAERGWSVCVHERRPSLLGEGYGIAIHNNMARIFAGFGILERVLAGGMRIDRRDSLDRDGRVVMTRKTTRSPYRIDRQHIIALLAERALAAGVEIRFNSMVASADPQGAVTLANGERRAANLVVAADGINSGIRDQLKLLQRRIYGRDCGARINVPRRPDEIAADSREGTVMIEAWADKRRVLYCPVTKNEFYVLLTCTMQDKTASVSPIDPDVWARSFPFMRELFVRMRDEADWPQSHWAHFQTIHLKRWSAGRIAVLGDAAHAMPPYLAQGAGHAMMNALGLAAALTDAGTIEEALAAWEQRERPLTEHTQFWTRIYGATMFLPAPLKKISILVEKLPWVAAQYVRAANHLPTGCAAGVDIGAQMGAAVPA; from the coding sequence GTGAAACCCGGTCACGCCGAAATTGTCGGCGCAGGTTTCGGCGGCCTTGTTGCCGCCATTGCGCTCGCCGAGCGCGGCTGGAGCGTGTGCGTGCACGAACGGCGGCCGTCGCTCCTTGGCGAAGGCTATGGCATCGCCATCCACAACAACATGGCGCGCATCTTTGCAGGCTTCGGCATTCTCGAACGGGTGCTGGCCGGCGGCATGCGGATCGACCGCCGCGACTCGCTCGATCGTGACGGCCGCGTGGTGATGACGCGCAAGACCACGCGCAGCCCCTACCGCATCGACCGCCAGCACATCATCGCCCTGCTCGCCGAGCGCGCGCTCGCAGCGGGCGTGGAGATCCGTTTCAACTCGATGGTTGCGTCGGCCGATCCGCAAGGCGCGGTCACGCTCGCAAACGGCGAGCGCCGCGCGGCCAACCTGGTCGTGGCTGCCGACGGCATCAACTCAGGCATCCGCGATCAGCTCAAGCTCCTGCAGCGCCGCATCTACGGCCGCGACTGCGGCGCCCGCATCAACGTCCCGCGGCGGCCGGACGAGATCGCGGCCGACAGCCGCGAAGGCACCGTGATGATCGAGGCCTGGGCCGACAAGCGGCGCGTGCTCTATTGCCCGGTGACGAAGAACGAATTCTACGTGCTGCTCACCTGCACGATGCAGGACAAGACTGCCTCGGTGTCGCCGATCGATCCGGACGTCTGGGCGCGGTCGTTTCCGTTCATGCGCGAACTGTTCGTGCGCATGCGCGACGAGGCCGATTGGCCGCAGTCCCATTGGGCGCACTTCCAGACCATCCATCTCAAGCGCTGGTCAGCGGGGCGGATCGCGGTGCTGGGCGACGCCGCGCATGCGATGCCGCCTTATCTGGCGCAGGGCGCGGGTCACGCGATGATGAATGCGCTGGGCCTGGCCGCGGCGCTCACGGACGCCGGGACGATCGAAGAAGCGCTCGCCGCGTGGGAGCAGCGCGAGCGGCCGTTGACCGAGCACACCCAGTTCTGGACGCGCATCTACGGCGCAACCATGTTCCTGCCGGCGCCACTGAAGAAAATCTCGATCCTGGTGGAGAAGCTGCCCTGGGTCGCCGCGCAATATGTCCGTGCCGCCAATCATCTGCCGACCGGCTGTGCAGCCGGCGTCGACATCGGCGCCCAGATGGGTGCCGCTGTACCGGCCTAG
- a CDS encoding Bug family tripartite tricarboxylate transporter substrate binding protein has product MKLALTALLLLTFGDVGLAQKFPDRPVRIIVPNPAGGSNDAAARIAGQGLQDQVWPSGVVIENRAGGGGNVGAHAAATSIPDGYTLLLSSPGPIVINPFLYKKLPFDPQKEFAPIALVASVPIVLMVNPNVDARSVQELTALIRKNNGKLVYASSGVGSTHHLAAELFQKMANVKLQHVPYRGAAPAMNDLIAGHVPILFDNITTVIPQVRSGNVRALAVASAERVSWLPDVPTFAEAGLPEFEAESWFGLFAQREAPVDALAKTEADVKKVLTTAAVAQRLEESGAIPGHKFGPEFVAFLQKERDKWSDVIKSAGATAPE; this is encoded by the coding sequence ATGAAACTGGCGCTGACGGCGCTGTTGCTTTTGACCTTCGGGGACGTGGGTCTGGCGCAGAAGTTTCCGGACCGGCCGGTCCGGATCATCGTGCCCAATCCGGCGGGCGGCTCGAACGATGCTGCCGCACGGATCGCCGGGCAGGGGCTGCAGGATCAGGTCTGGCCGAGCGGTGTCGTCATCGAGAACCGTGCCGGTGGCGGCGGCAATGTCGGCGCGCATGCGGCCGCGACCTCCATACCCGACGGCTATACGCTGCTGCTGAGTTCGCCCGGGCCGATCGTCATCAATCCGTTTCTTTACAAGAAGCTGCCGTTCGATCCTCAGAAGGAATTCGCGCCGATCGCCTTGGTGGCGAGCGTGCCGATTGTGCTGATGGTCAATCCCAATGTCGACGCCAGATCGGTGCAGGAGTTGACCGCGCTGATCCGTAAGAACAACGGCAAGCTGGTCTATGCATCGTCCGGCGTCGGCTCGACGCATCATCTGGCCGCCGAACTGTTTCAGAAGATGGCCAACGTCAAGCTGCAGCACGTGCCATATCGCGGCGCGGCGCCTGCAATGAACGATCTGATCGCCGGGCATGTGCCCATCCTGTTCGACAACATCACCACCGTGATCCCGCAGGTCAGATCCGGCAACGTCCGGGCGCTGGCGGTGGCGAGCGCGGAGCGTGTGTCGTGGCTGCCGGATGTGCCGACATTCGCCGAAGCGGGGCTGCCCGAGTTCGAGGCCGAGTCCTGGTTCGGCCTGTTTGCGCAACGTGAGGCTCCGGTCGACGCCCTCGCAAAAACCGAGGCCGACGTGAAGAAGGTTCTCACCACAGCCGCCGTGGCCCAGAGGCTGGAAGAGAGCGGTGCGATCCCGGGCCATAAGTTCGGCCCCGAATTCGTGGCTTTCCTTCAGAAAGAGCGGGACAAGTGGTCCGATGTGATCAAAAGCGCCGGCGCGACTGCGCCGGAGTGA
- a CDS encoding aromatic-ring-hydroxylating dioxygenase subunit beta, producing MNEMTKVSAALSDPAVREQIEDLLCAYSHAIDDGLIEQWPSFFTEDCVYHITTRETHEAGLPIGILRCVGRGMMLDRVKAFHTANIFEPHSYNHVLGRSAVAVGGAPGTYACRTSFHLIRIMQDGRSDLFATGKYLDTVAFVNGAAKFKERIVVLDSRQVDILLVMPI from the coding sequence ATGAACGAGATGACCAAGGTTTCCGCCGCATTGTCCGATCCGGCCGTTCGCGAGCAGATCGAAGACCTCCTTTGCGCCTATAGCCACGCGATCGACGACGGCCTGATCGAACAATGGCCGAGCTTTTTCACGGAAGATTGCGTCTATCACATCACCACGCGTGAAACGCATGAAGCAGGGCTGCCGATAGGTATCCTTCGCTGCGTTGGCCGCGGCATGATGCTGGACCGCGTCAAAGCCTTCCATACCGCGAACATCTTCGAGCCGCACAGCTACAACCACGTGCTGGGACGGTCGGCCGTGGCGGTCGGCGGCGCGCCAGGCACCTATGCGTGCCGGACCAGCTTCCATCTGATCCGCATCATGCAGGACGGCCGCAGCGATTTGTTCGCGACCGGAAAATATCTCGACACCGTCGCTTTCGTGAATGGTGCCGCCAAATTCAAGGAGCGGATCGTGGTGCTCGACTCCCGGCAGGTCGACATCCTTCTGGTGATGCCGATCTAG
- a CDS encoding Rieske 2Fe-2S domain-containing protein, with the protein MSVAMETHDRFQWPADGVVRAPFRLFSDPDIYQLEQERIFRGSVWNFLCLEAQIAKPGDYWTTTVGETPVVATRDRDGKIHAMVNRCAHKGALVCLKKKDNVASLNCVYHAWNYSLDGQLKGVAFRNGLRGQGGMPSDFDVNQHRLQPLKVETFCGMVFGSFDHDMGPVENYLGPDMSQFIKRNLGRPLKVLGTHSQIIHNNWKLYAENLRDSYHATLLHTFYTTFKVNRLDMDGGIILSDDKWHHISFARRANMKEAEEYASSGVHAANYDSALEGPGLLSSWNEFDDGITHSIQTIFPNLCVQFTLNSLAIRFFAPRGVDKTELFWTYLGYERDTEEQSQMRVMQSNLTGAAGLVSLEDGCINEFVQRGTKTSPEVSSFMEMGGREVRSEKNSRATETAVRGFWHGYRQIMAF; encoded by the coding sequence ATGTCGGTTGCAATGGAAACGCACGATCGATTCCAATGGCCTGCGGATGGCGTCGTGCGCGCGCCGTTCCGGCTGTTTTCCGATCCGGATATTTATCAGCTCGAGCAGGAGCGGATTTTCCGTGGCTCGGTTTGGAATTTTCTGTGCCTCGAAGCGCAGATCGCGAAACCAGGCGACTATTGGACCACGACGGTGGGCGAGACACCGGTGGTCGCGACCCGCGACCGTGACGGCAAGATCCACGCGATGGTCAATCGCTGCGCACACAAGGGCGCGCTGGTCTGCCTCAAGAAAAAGGACAATGTCGCAAGTCTCAACTGCGTTTACCACGCCTGGAACTACAGCCTCGACGGCCAGCTGAAAGGCGTGGCGTTCCGCAACGGACTCCGCGGCCAGGGCGGTATGCCGAGCGACTTCGATGTCAATCAGCATCGCCTGCAGCCGCTCAAGGTCGAAACCTTCTGCGGCATGGTGTTCGGCAGCTTCGATCACGACATGGGGCCGGTCGAGAATTATCTCGGCCCCGACATGTCGCAATTCATCAAGCGCAACCTCGGCCGGCCGCTCAAGGTGCTCGGCACGCACAGCCAGATCATCCACAACAACTGGAAGCTCTACGCCGAGAACCTGCGCGACTCTTATCACGCGACGCTGCTACACACCTTCTACACCACCTTCAAGGTCAATCGGCTCGACATGGACGGTGGGATCATCCTGTCGGATGACAAGTGGCATCACATCAGCTTCGCACGGCGCGCCAACATGAAGGAGGCGGAGGAATACGCGAGTTCCGGCGTGCACGCGGCAAACTACGACTCCGCGTTGGAAGGGCCGGGGCTTCTGAGCTCCTGGAATGAATTCGACGACGGCATCACGCACAGCATCCAGACCATCTTCCCGAACCTGTGCGTCCAGTTCACGCTCAATTCGCTCGCGATACGCTTCTTTGCGCCGCGCGGCGTCGACAAGACCGAACTGTTCTGGACCTATCTCGGCTACGAGCGTGACACCGAAGAGCAGTCGCAGATGCGTGTCATGCAGAGCAATCTCACCGGCGCCGCGGGTCTGGTGTCGCTCGAAGACGGCTGCATCAACGAGTTCGTGCAGCGCGGTACGAAAACGAGTCCCGAAGTCAGCTCTTTCATGGAGATGGGCGGACGGGAGGTTCGTTCCGAAAAGAACTCCCGCGCCACCGAAACCGCCGTGCGCGGCTTCTGGCACGGCTATCGCCAGATCATGGCGTTTTGA
- a CDS encoding LysR substrate-binding domain-containing protein yields MELRQLRYMQVLAEELHFGRAAQRLGIAQPALTQQIQSLERDLGARLFQRTKRSVHLTIAGRLTLEQAIRTLEQADRTATVARKAGRGEQGSVEIGYVGSAAFSGILSKITFDYRKTNPDIELHLHELDITQQVDDVFNGRIDVGFIRPPVRQWPDGMTSLTLSREPIIIALPKGHSLTRRRAVPLAALANESFITTYFEEGVGFHAQVAAMCRAAGLAPRITQRGRQFAAITSLVGAGLGVAFAPDTLRNLRVPNVVYRPLEGAKGTTDLALIYRKFEQAPAVVSFIAKAKQFARLK; encoded by the coding sequence ATGGAGCTCCGCCAACTCCGTTATATGCAGGTGCTCGCGGAAGAGCTGCACTTCGGCCGCGCCGCGCAGCGGCTCGGCATCGCGCAACCGGCACTGACGCAGCAAATTCAAAGTCTCGAACGCGATCTGGGCGCGCGATTGTTCCAGCGCACCAAGCGATCGGTGCATCTGACCATTGCCGGCCGCCTGACGCTCGAGCAGGCGATCCGCACGCTGGAGCAGGCCGACCGCACCGCGACGGTGGCGCGCAAGGCCGGGCGCGGTGAGCAAGGCTCGGTCGAGATTGGCTATGTCGGCTCGGCGGCGTTCTCGGGGATACTGTCCAAGATCACTTTCGATTATCGCAAGACCAATCCGGACATCGAACTGCATCTACACGAACTCGACATCACCCAGCAGGTCGACGACGTCTTCAACGGCCGCATCGACGTCGGATTCATCCGGCCGCCAGTGCGCCAATGGCCGGATGGGATGACGTCGCTCACCTTGTCGCGTGAGCCGATCATCATCGCGCTGCCCAAGGGACATTCGCTCACCCGCCGCCGCGCGGTGCCGCTTGCGGCGCTCGCGAACGAATCCTTCATCACCACGTATTTCGAGGAGGGCGTCGGCTTCCACGCCCAGGTGGCCGCAATGTGTCGCGCGGCCGGGCTTGCGCCGCGCATCACGCAACGCGGCCGGCAGTTTGCGGCGATCACCAGCCTGGTCGGTGCGGGCCTGGGCGTGGCCTTCGCTCCAGACACGCTGCGCAACCTCCGCGTCCCGAACGTGGTGTACCGGCCGCTGGAAGGCGCCAAGGGCACGACCGACCTCGCGCTGATCTATCGCAAGTTCGAGCAGGCGCCGGCGGTGGTCTCGTTCATCGCCAAAGCGAAGCAGTTCGCGCGGCTGAAGTGA
- the dksA gene encoding RNA polymerase-binding protein DksA has translation MNERQREYFRVKLLSWREDILKEAKETLQHLQDENQNHPDLADRASSETDRAIELRARDRQRKLINKIDAALHRIEDGTYGYCEETGDPIALKRLEARPIATLSVEAQERHERRERVYRDD, from the coding sequence ATGAACGAGCGGCAGCGCGAATACTTCCGCGTGAAATTGCTGTCTTGGCGCGAAGATATCCTGAAAGAAGCCAAGGAAACCCTGCAGCATCTGCAGGACGAGAACCAGAATCACCCCGATCTCGCCGACCGGGCGTCCTCCGAAACCGACCGGGCCATCGAGCTCCGGGCCCGCGACCGCCAGCGCAAGCTGATCAACAAGATCGATGCCGCGCTGCACCGAATCGAAGACGGCACCTACGGCTATTGCGAAGAGACCGGCGACCCGATCGCGCTCAAGCGCCTTGAGGCGCGCCCGATCGCAACGCTGTCGGTCGAGGCGCAGGAGCGCCACGAGCGCCGCGAGCGGGTCTATCGCGACGACTGA
- a CDS encoding flagellar assembly protein FliX, whose amino-acid sequence MRIAGPNATARAASAPGGPRRTSFGGFSVDESETTKQTAATASLRTVGGIDALLALQGEEGPGERRRRAAKRGTIALDALDELKVGVLSGDLGPGTLNRLKAATAGLREGSGDPGLDEVLAEIELRVEVEIAKITPRR is encoded by the coding sequence ATGCGCATCGCCGGACCGAACGCCACCGCCAGAGCCGCAAGTGCGCCAGGCGGGCCGCGCCGCACATCGTTCGGCGGATTTTCAGTCGACGAAAGCGAGACGACCAAGCAGACCGCGGCCACAGCATCGCTGCGCACCGTCGGCGGCATCGATGCACTGCTGGCGCTTCAAGGCGAGGAGGGGCCCGGCGAACGCCGTCGCCGCGCCGCCAAGCGAGGAACCATCGCGCTCGACGCCCTCGATGAACTGAAGGTCGGCGTGCTTTCGGGAGACCTCGGTCCCGGAACCCTGAACCGGCTGAAGGCCGCGACCGCGGGCCTTCGGGAAGGCTCCGGCGACCCCGGCCTCGACGAGGTGCTGGCCGAAATCGAGCTGCGCGTCGAGGTCGAAATCGCCAAGATCACCCCACGCCGTTGA
- a CDS encoding flagellar basal body P-ring protein FlgI: MRTLPRAFAATVAALSFICAAVPQARADEPYRVTSTSRIKDLANIEGVRQNQLIGYGLVVGLNGTGDTLINIPFTRQSLQAMLERLGVNIRGQTIRTGNVAAVMVTANLPAFGTQGTRIDVTVSAMGDAKSLQGGTLLVTPLLGADGNVYAVSQGSVAISGFQAEGEAAKIVRGVPTVGRISNGAIVEREIDFALNRLNQVRLALRNPDFTTAKRIAAAINDFIGANTAEPLDSATVQINVPKIYAGNVVSLLTEIEQLQIEPDLAAKIVIDERSGVIVMGRDVRVSTVAVAQGNLTVTISEQTQVSQPAPFSRGTTQRVARSKVGVQEDGKQLALVREGVSLQQLVDGLNSLGIGPRDLIAILQAIKAAGAIQAEIEVM; the protein is encoded by the coding sequence ATGAGGACGTTACCTCGTGCGTTCGCCGCGACCGTCGCGGCGTTGAGTTTCATTTGCGCCGCCGTGCCACAAGCACGCGCGGACGAGCCTTATCGCGTCACCTCGACTTCGCGGATCAAGGATCTCGCGAATATCGAAGGCGTGCGTCAGAACCAATTGATCGGCTACGGCCTGGTCGTTGGCCTGAACGGCACGGGCGATACGCTGATCAACATCCCGTTCACCCGGCAGTCGCTGCAAGCGATGTTGGAACGCCTCGGCGTCAACATCCGCGGCCAGACCATCCGCACCGGCAACGTTGCCGCCGTGATGGTGACGGCGAACCTGCCGGCCTTCGGAACCCAGGGCACGCGCATCGACGTCACGGTGTCGGCGATGGGCGATGCCAAGAGCCTGCAAGGCGGCACGCTGCTGGTGACGCCGCTGCTCGGCGCCGACGGCAACGTCTATGCGGTCAGCCAAGGCTCCGTCGCGATCTCCGGATTCCAGGCCGAAGGCGAAGCCGCCAAGATCGTGCGCGGCGTGCCGACGGTGGGCCGCATTTCCAACGGCGCGATCGTCGAGCGCGAGATCGACTTCGCGCTGAACCGGCTGAACCAGGTGCGGCTTGCGCTGCGCAACCCGGACTTCACCACCGCCAAGCGCATCGCCGCCGCGATCAACGACTTCATCGGCGCCAACACCGCGGAGCCGCTGGATTCTGCGACCGTGCAGATCAATGTGCCGAAGATCTACGCCGGCAACGTCGTGTCGTTGCTGACCGAGATCGAACAGCTTCAGATCGAGCCGGATCTCGCCGCCAAGATCGTCATCGACGAGCGCTCCGGCGTGATCGTGATGGGCCGCGACGTGCGTGTGTCGACTGTCGCGGTGGCCCAGGGCAACCTGACGGTGACCATCTCCGAACAGACACAGGTGAGCCAGCCGGCGCCGTTCTCGCGAGGCACGACCCAGCGCGTGGCACGTTCCAAAGTGGGCGTGCAGGAGGACGGCAAACAGCTCGCCCTCGTCCGCGAAGGCGTGTCGCTGCAGCAGCTGGTCGACGGCCTCAACTCGCTTGGCATCGGTCCGCGCGATCTGATCGCGATCCTTCAGGCGATCAAGGCCGCCGGCGCCATCCAGGCCGAAATCGAGGTGATGTGA
- a CDS encoding rod-binding protein has translation MTTSPALSPVAMAALSGTDTKALDPKAAMRLGKVKDTANDFEAMFLNTMFQQMFAHVGDGPFGGGPGAKIWQSFLTDEYSKSFAKKGGIGLAADIQRELLARQEIQ, from the coding sequence ATGACGACATCGCCTGCCCTTTCGCCCGTCGCGATGGCCGCCCTCAGCGGCACCGACACCAAGGCGCTCGACCCGAAGGCCGCCATGCGCCTCGGCAAGGTCAAGGACACCGCCAACGACTTCGAGGCGATGTTCCTCAACACCATGTTCCAGCAGATGTTCGCCCACGTGGGCGACGGTCCGTTCGGCGGCGGCCCCGGCGCCAAGATCTGGCAGTCGTTCCTGACCGACGAATACTCCAAGTCTTTCGCCAAGAAGGGCGGCATCGGGCTTGCGGCCGACATCCAGCGCGAACTGCTCGCCCGACAGGAAATCCAATGA